In the genome of Enterococcus hirae ATCC 9790, one region contains:
- a CDS encoding prolyl-tRNA synthetase associated domain-containing protein, with protein MVFATEKEAYQLLDLLGIPYQKVDHPPITSVKNLPFTLPGPQVKNLVLKAKKGKQIYLVILPDEKQANLKQLAEQLNEKRLSFLSEEQLLDLLGVAPGTVTPFALMHDQEKAIQVVIDSAIDQTSTVGFHPNVNTTTLILSFLDFIKILEYLEHPPIYEDL; from the coding sequence ATGGTTTTTGCTACTGAAAAAGAAGCCTATCAATTACTTGATTTACTAGGCATTCCCTATCAAAAGGTGGATCATCCACCGATTACTTCTGTCAAAAATCTGCCATTTACACTACCAGGACCTCAAGTGAAGAATCTCGTGTTAAAAGCAAAAAAAGGGAAACAAATTTATCTTGTTATCTTACCTGATGAAAAGCAGGCAAATTTGAAACAACTTGCAGAACAGCTGAATGAGAAGCGTTTGTCTTTTCTTTCAGAAGAACAGCTCCTTGATTTATTAGGGGTAGCTCCCGGTACTGTTACACCTTTTGCATTGATGCATGATCAAGAAAAAGCGATTCAAGTAGTCATTGACTCAGCCATTGATCAAACCTCTACCGTAGGATTTCATCCAAATGTCAACACGACAACATTGATCTTATCATTTTTAGATTTCATCAAGATTTTAGAATACCTTGAACATCCACCTATCTACGAAGATTTATAA
- a CDS encoding amino acid ABC transporter permease produces MNYLLEVMPQLLVGSLTTLKLFIFTLIGSLPLGIILALGLSLHFKPIRYILQTYVWVMRGTPLLLQLIFVFYGLPTIGIVFDRFEAALLAFVLNYAAYFAEIFRGGIQSIPQGQYEAAQVLQLSPFQTVTKIIIPQVTKIVLPSVGNEVINLVKDSSLIYILGLGDVMRAGKIAMERDATLLPLLGVAFIYLALTGILTIIMKQVEGKLNYYR; encoded by the coding sequence ATGAATTATTTGCTGGAAGTCATGCCACAACTATTAGTAGGGTCTCTTACAACGTTGAAATTATTTATTTTTACCTTGATTGGATCATTGCCATTAGGGATCATTTTAGCATTAGGGTTGTCTTTACATTTTAAACCAATTCGTTATATCTTGCAGACCTATGTCTGGGTCATGCGTGGTACACCGTTATTACTACAATTGATTTTTGTTTTTTATGGATTGCCAACGATCGGGATCGTCTTTGACCGTTTTGAGGCAGCATTATTGGCTTTTGTTTTAAATTATGCCGCTTATTTTGCTGAGATTTTTCGTGGGGGGATTCAATCGATTCCCCAAGGACAATATGAAGCTGCGCAAGTGTTACAGTTGAGTCCTTTTCAAACCGTCACAAAAATCATTATCCCACAAGTGACAAAAATCGTTTTACCATCGGTTGGGAACGAAGTGATTAACTTAGTGAAAGACTCTTCATTGATCTATATCTTAGGACTAGGAGACGTTATGCGAGCAGGGAAGATTGCGATGGAACGTGATGCAACATTGCTACCATTACTAGGTGTGGCTTTCATCTACCTAGCACTAACTGGTATCTTAACGATCATCATGAAACAAGTAGAAGGAAAATTAAACTATTATCGCTAG
- a CDS encoding amino acid ABC transporter ATP-binding protein: protein MIELKKVSKAFGEKKVINALDLVIPDGQTMAIVGPSGGGKTTLLRILAGLEKADSGEFYLDGVAFDPFELKTKEQVVGVVFQDFQLFPHLSIFDNITLAPKMVLKQSKETYTKKAQELADSLGISDLLNNYPYQLSGGQKQRVAIARALAMNPRVLAYDEPTSALDPELRQQVENLIVSLKAEGVTQIIVTHDLVFAENVGDQLVKVIPNK from the coding sequence ATGATTGAATTAAAGAAAGTAAGTAAAGCATTTGGAGAAAAGAAAGTAATCAACGCGTTAGATCTAGTCATTCCAGATGGTCAAACCATGGCGATCGTCGGTCCTTCTGGTGGAGGGAAAACGACACTTTTGAGAATCTTAGCAGGATTGGAAAAAGCAGACAGTGGGGAATTTTATCTGGATGGTGTAGCCTTTGACCCATTTGAATTGAAAACGAAAGAGCAAGTCGTAGGTGTTGTTTTCCAAGATTTTCAACTGTTTCCACACTTAAGTATTTTTGACAATATCACTTTAGCGCCTAAAATGGTGTTGAAGCAATCGAAAGAAACGTATACGAAAAAAGCACAGGAATTAGCCGATTCACTTGGGATCAGTGATTTACTCAACAACTATCCTTATCAATTATCTGGCGGTCAAAAACAACGGGTAGCGATCGCACGTGCCTTGGCAATGAATCCTCGAGTTCTTGCTTATGATGAACCGACAAGTGCCTTAGACCCTGAGCTGCGACAACAAGTAGAAAACTTGATCGTCTCATTGAAGGCAGAAGGTGTGACACAAATCATCGTAACCCATGATTTAGTGTTTGCGGAAAATGTGGGAGATCAACTCGTGAAGGTCATCCCAAACAAGTAA
- a CDS encoding glycoside hydrolase family 1 protein encodes MEHQKLTEFPQDFLWGSASAAYQVEGAWQEDGKGESVWDRFVRIPGKTFKGTNGDLAVDHYHRFKEDIALMKEQGLKAYRFSVAWTRIFPNGRGEINQAGLAFYEELIDELIENGIEPMLTLYHWDLPQALQDEYAGWESRQIIEDFTNYAETLFNAFRGKVHYWISLNEQNIFTSLGYLLAAHPPGVTDPKRMYQVNHIANLANATVINKFHELGMPGKIGPSFAYTPNYPINSDPKNILAAENAEDLMAHYWMDVYMWGKYPIAAMKFLEERGWAPEMVEGDAELLESAKPDFLGINYYQTATNAFNPLDGVGAGKMNTTGKKGSSEETGVPGMYKKVDNPFVERTNWDWEIDPEGLRIALRRITSRYRMPVLITENGLGEYDELTEDKKIHDEYRIAYLSSHVKAIKEAISDGAEVLGYCTWSYTDLLSWLNGYQKRYGFVYVDQDETQAGSLDRYKKDSYYWYQQVIKENGSTI; translated from the coding sequence ATGGAACACCAAAAATTAACTGAATTTCCCCAAGATTTTCTTTGGGGATCAGCCTCAGCGGCTTATCAAGTTGAAGGAGCCTGGCAAGAAGACGGCAAAGGAGAATCGGTCTGGGATCGTTTTGTCCGTATTCCAGGGAAAACTTTTAAAGGAACAAACGGCGATCTAGCGGTTGATCACTATCATCGCTTTAAAGAAGATATTGCTTTAATGAAAGAACAAGGATTGAAAGCGTATCGTTTTTCAGTTGCTTGGACTCGCATTTTTCCTAATGGTCGTGGGGAAATCAATCAAGCAGGGTTAGCTTTTTATGAAGAGCTGATCGACGAGTTGATTGAAAACGGGATTGAACCAATGTTGACATTGTATCATTGGGATCTTCCACAAGCCTTGCAAGATGAGTATGCAGGTTGGGAATCACGCCAAATCATTGAAGATTTCACTAATTATGCTGAAACATTATTTAATGCTTTTCGAGGAAAAGTCCATTATTGGATCAGCTTGAATGAACAAAATATTTTTACTTCACTAGGCTATTTATTAGCTGCTCATCCACCAGGTGTTACTGATCCGAAACGGATGTATCAAGTGAACCATATTGCTAACTTAGCAAATGCAACAGTGATCAATAAGTTTCATGAATTAGGAATGCCAGGTAAAATCGGTCCAAGTTTTGCTTACACACCTAATTATCCAATCAACAGCGATCCTAAAAATATTTTAGCTGCAGAAAATGCGGAAGATTTGATGGCTCATTACTGGATGGATGTCTACATGTGGGGCAAGTACCCGATCGCCGCTATGAAATTTTTAGAAGAACGTGGCTGGGCACCTGAAATGGTTGAAGGAGACGCAGAACTGCTTGAATCTGCTAAACCAGACTTCTTGGGGATCAACTATTATCAAACAGCTACTAATGCCTTTAATCCGTTGGATGGTGTAGGAGCTGGAAAAATGAATACCACTGGGAAAAAAGGATCTTCTGAAGAAACAGGCGTCCCAGGAATGTACAAAAAAGTCGACAATCCTTTCGTTGAACGTACGAATTGGGATTGGGAGATCGACCCAGAAGGATTGAGAATCGCATTAAGACGGATTACGAGTCGCTACCGAATGCCTGTATTGATTACTGAAAATGGTTTAGGGGAATACGATGAATTGACAGAGGACAAAAAGATCCACGATGAGTATCGTATCGCTTACCTTTCAAGTCATGTCAAAGCGATTAAAGAAGCGATCTCAGATGGTGCTGAAGTCCTTGGTTATTGTACTTGGTCTTACACTGATCTGTTAAGTTGGTTGAATGGCTACCAAAAACGTTATGGATTTGTTTATGTCGATCAAGATGAAACTCAAGCAGGATCATTGGATCGCTACAAGAAAGATAGTTACTATTGGTACCAACAAGTGATCAAAGAAAATGGCTCAACGATCTGA
- the rlmN gene encoding 23S rRNA (adenine(2503)-C(2))-methyltransferase RlmN: protein MEKQSIYGLTIEELTNWFLENGEKKFRAAQVWEWLYQKRVKDFSEMTNLSKNLITKLTDQFVINPLKQIVVQEATDGTVKYLFELPDKNMIETVLMRQEYGLSVCVTTQVGCNIGCTFCASGLLKKNRDLTAGEIVAQIMMVQHYFDERQEGERVSHVVVMGIGEPFDNYDNVMNFLHIINDAKGLAIGARHITVSTSGLANKIKEFADNGLQVNLAISLHAPNNEIRTSIMRINRSFPIEKLMAAVDEYLEKTNRRITFEYIMLNQVNDRPEHAQQLADLLKDKKKLTYVNLIPYNPVSEHDQYSRSPKADVLKFYDVLKKNGINCVIRKEHGTDIDAACGQLRSKQMKKEKATTK, encoded by the coding sequence TTGGAAAAACAATCCATTTATGGTTTAACAATCGAAGAATTAACCAATTGGTTTTTAGAAAACGGCGAAAAAAAATTCCGTGCCGCCCAAGTGTGGGAATGGCTTTATCAAAAGCGTGTCAAAGACTTCTCCGAAATGACCAACTTGTCAAAAAACTTGATAACAAAGTTAACGGATCAGTTTGTGATCAATCCGTTAAAACAAATAGTGGTTCAAGAAGCAACGGATGGCACAGTCAAATATCTATTTGAATTACCAGATAAAAATATGATCGAAACAGTCTTGATGAGACAAGAATATGGATTATCTGTATGTGTGACGACACAAGTCGGCTGTAATATTGGTTGTACTTTTTGTGCAAGTGGTCTGTTAAAAAAGAATCGAGATTTGACAGCTGGAGAAATCGTGGCACAGATCATGATGGTTCAACACTATTTTGATGAACGACAAGAAGGAGAAAGAGTGTCCCATGTGGTTGTGATGGGCATTGGCGAACCGTTCGACAATTATGATAATGTCATGAACTTCTTACACATCATCAATGATGCCAAAGGGTTGGCAATTGGCGCACGACACATTACTGTTTCAACAAGTGGTTTGGCAAATAAGATCAAAGAATTTGCTGATAATGGGTTGCAAGTCAATTTAGCGATCTCATTACATGCACCAAATAACGAGATTCGGACCTCCATCATGCGGATCAATCGGAGTTTCCCAATTGAGAAATTGATGGCTGCAGTAGATGAATATCTTGAAAAAACCAATCGACGAATCACGTTTGAATACATCATGTTGAATCAAGTCAATGATCGTCCGGAGCATGCACAACAATTAGCGGATCTACTAAAAGACAAAAAGAAATTAACGTATGTGAATTTGATCCCTTATAATCCAGTCAGTGAACATGACCAATACTCTCGAAGTCCTAAAGCAGATGTGCTGAAATTTTATGATGTATTGAAAAAGAATGGTATCAATTGCGTGATCCGTAAAGAACACGGTACAGATATCGACGCTGCGTGTGGTCAATTACGGAGTAAACAAATGAAAAAAGAAAAAGCAACGACTAAATAG
- the aac(6') gene encoding aminoglycoside N-acetyltransferase AAC(6')-Ii — protein MIISEFDRENIVLRDQLADLLRLTWPDEYGTEPMKEVEQLMAPERIAVSAIEGEELVGFVEAIPQYGKTGWELHPLVVASTHRKQQIGTRLVSYLEKEVASYGGLVIYLGTDDVEGQTNLVETDLFEDTFAKLQEIKNINHHPYTFYEKLGYQIIGVIPDANGWNQPDIWLAKRVAKREPTE, from the coding sequence ATGATTATCAGTGAGTTTGATCGTGAGAATATTGTCTTGCGAGATCAGCTTGCAGATCTTTTAAGATTGACTTGGCCTGATGAGTATGGAACAGAGCCGATGAAAGAAGTCGAACAGTTGATGGCTCCAGAACGGATTGCTGTATCGGCGATTGAAGGGGAGGAATTGGTTGGTTTTGTTGAAGCGATCCCTCAATATGGCAAAACAGGGTGGGAGTTACATCCTTTGGTAGTAGCAAGCACACATCGCAAACAACAAATCGGGACACGATTGGTTTCCTACCTGGAAAAAGAAGTCGCTTCATATGGTGGCCTGGTCATCTATCTAGGGACAGATGATGTTGAAGGACAAACAAATTTAGTTGAAACGGATTTATTTGAAGATACCTTTGCAAAGTTACAAGAAATCAAAAATATCAATCATCATCCCTATACATTTTATGAGAAACTTGGCTATCAGATCATCGGTGTGATCCCAGATGCGAATGGGTGGAACCAGCCTGATATTTGGTTAGCAAAACGAGTGGCCAAACGAGAGCCAACGGAATAA
- a CDS encoding peptide ABC transporter substrate-binding protein, with protein sequence MKKKWAFSVVALSGLVLAGCYGGSANTKSSNSASGNSTDGGGVFNLVVPQEMPTADLSLATDTISFTALNNVYEGIYRLDKDSKPQPAGASELAEVSEDGLTYKIKLREDAKWSNGDPVVAADYVYGWQRTVDAATASEYAYLFAPVANAEEITAGKKDKSELGIKAVGDHELEITLTKQTPYFQYLLAFPSFFPQKQSVVEENGDAYASASDKAVYNGPFTLTDFDGPGTDTEWSYKKNDNYWDKDAVKLSEIKVSVVKESSTALNLFKDGQADDVILSGELAQQNANDPAYTSVKEARTSYIELNQREADSPFKNVNLRKAISYSINRDALVKQVLGDGSVVSTGLIPADMSKNPETNEDFAKEAGKLVSYDKDKAKEYWEKAKKELGIDSLEFNLMASDDDASKKVIEYIQNSIQENLDGVKVKPTPVPFSVRLDRSSSGDFDTVLGGWAADYADPSSFTDLFVAGNSYNRGQWSNADYDKVVDDSGNKDAGDEQARWADLQEATKIMADDMGVIPVYQKAEGHLVNEKIKGIVHHAAGASWDYKWTYVEE encoded by the coding sequence ATGAAAAAGAAATGGGCATTTAGTGTTGTAGCCTTGAGTGGGCTGGTACTTGCAGGCTGTTATGGCGGAAGTGCAAATACAAAAAGTAGTAATTCAGCGAGTGGCAACTCTACAGATGGAGGCGGAGTATTCAATTTAGTCGTACCTCAAGAAATGCCAACAGCAGATTTATCGTTAGCAACGGATACAATTAGTTTCACTGCACTAAATAATGTGTATGAGGGAATCTATCGTTTAGATAAGGATAGTAAACCACAACCAGCTGGAGCGAGTGAACTGGCAGAAGTCAGTGAAGATGGGTTGACTTACAAGATCAAATTGCGTGAAGACGCTAAATGGTCCAATGGTGATCCAGTAGTTGCGGCTGATTATGTCTATGGTTGGCAACGTACAGTGGATGCTGCCACAGCTTCTGAATATGCGTATCTTTTTGCTCCAGTAGCGAATGCAGAAGAAATCACAGCAGGCAAAAAAGATAAATCAGAATTAGGAATCAAAGCAGTAGGCGATCATGAATTAGAAATCACATTAACGAAACAAACGCCATACTTCCAATATTTACTTGCTTTCCCATCATTCTTCCCGCAAAAACAATCAGTGGTGGAAGAAAACGGTGATGCTTACGCTTCAGCAAGCGATAAAGCAGTATACAATGGACCGTTTACCTTAACAGATTTTGACGGACCAGGGACAGATACTGAATGGTCATACAAGAAAAATGATAATTATTGGGATAAAGATGCAGTGAAGTTATCTGAAATCAAAGTTAGCGTGGTCAAAGAATCTTCTACAGCGTTGAATCTCTTTAAAGACGGACAAGCAGATGACGTCATCCTTTCAGGGGAACTCGCTCAACAAAATGCGAATGATCCAGCTTATACGTCAGTCAAAGAAGCACGTACGAGCTATATTGAGTTGAACCAACGTGAAGCTGATTCACCATTTAAAAATGTCAACTTAAGAAAAGCTATTTCATACTCAATCAATCGTGATGCGTTAGTGAAACAAGTTCTAGGAGATGGCTCGGTTGTGTCAACTGGCTTGATCCCAGCGGACATGTCTAAAAATCCAGAAACAAATGAAGATTTTGCGAAAGAAGCAGGCAAACTTGTTTCTTACGATAAAGACAAAGCAAAAGAATATTGGGAAAAAGCGAAAAAAGAACTTGGCATTGATTCCCTTGAATTCAATTTGATGGCTTCAGATGATGATGCATCGAAAAAAGTGATCGAGTATATCCAAAACTCAATCCAAGAAAATTTAGATGGCGTAAAAGTTAAACCAACACCAGTCCCATTCTCCGTTCGTTTAGACCGTTCGTCTTCAGGTGATTTTGATACTGTATTAGGCGGTTGGGCAGCGGACTATGCTGATCCAAGCAGCTTTACGGACCTATTTGTTGCAGGTAACTCTTATAACCGTGGGCAATGGAGTAATGCGGACTACGACAAAGTAGTAGATGACTCAGGGAATAAAGATGCGGGCGATGAGCAAGCACGTTGGGCGGATCTACAAGAAGCAACTAAAATCATGGCAGATGATATGGGTGTGATCCCAGTTTATCAAAAAGCTGAAGGACACTTAGTCAATGAAAAAATCAAAGGAATTGTCCATCACGCTGCAGGAGCTTCATGGGATTACAAATGGACTTATGTAGAAGAATAG
- a CDS encoding DUF3899 domain-containing protein yields MKKKSLPYLIAGVLILLIIVKNSLNHQLTLTQLSNDLFLCAMPFLIIGGFLWVFSSGFFDHFQRSIYLARTRNRKKKPEFSSLSSASYGMYTFWLIIAGILLALSIVLVIFRFYDT; encoded by the coding sequence ATGAAAAAGAAGTCTCTTCCCTACCTGATTGCTGGTGTCTTGATTCTCCTGATTATTGTAAAAAATAGTTTGAATCATCAACTAACACTCACTCAATTATCAAATGATTTATTTTTATGTGCGATGCCGTTTTTGATTATCGGCGGATTTTTATGGGTTTTTTCCTCGGGTTTCTTTGATCATTTTCAACGATCGATCTATTTAGCCCGAACAAGAAACCGCAAGAAAAAACCAGAATTTTCTTCACTCTCGTCTGCCAGCTATGGTATGTATACCTTTTGGCTGATCATTGCCGGAATCTTGCTTGCTCTTTCTATCGTGCTGGTGATTTTTCGTTTCTATGATACGTAA
- the opp3b gene encoding oligopeptide ABC transporter permease: protein MNSYLKYVLKRVFFMAITLWLIATITFFLMQLLPGTPYTNQERLSPETIAMLNQQVGLDKPVIVQYGIYLSNLLQGDFGISFQFKNQPVAHLLAGRVGPSLQLGLQAIIFGTVIGTILGTISAMKQNTWADTSSTLVAILGRSIPNFVFAVLLQYIFAIRLHVLPIAKWDGFIYTILPTIALAMSPLADSARFIRTEMVEVLHSDYVELARAKGLSRWEIAFKHGLRNSLIPLMTLLGPLAVALMTGSLVVENIFAIPGIGEQFVKSITTNDYPTIMAVTILYSFMLIFVILVVDLLYGLVDPRIRVSEGSRS from the coding sequence GTGAATAGTTATCTAAAATATGTATTGAAACGTGTCTTCTTTATGGCCATTACGCTTTGGTTGATTGCCACAATCACGTTCTTCTTAATGCAATTATTACCAGGAACACCTTATACCAACCAAGAGCGCTTGAGTCCTGAAACGATCGCTATGTTGAATCAACAAGTTGGACTGGATAAACCTGTGATCGTCCAATATGGTATTTACTTGTCAAATTTACTTCAAGGAGATTTCGGTATCTCTTTCCAATTTAAAAATCAGCCTGTTGCTCATTTATTAGCTGGTAGAGTAGGTCCTTCATTACAACTAGGACTACAAGCGATTATTTTTGGAACAGTGATCGGTACGATCTTAGGAACGATTTCAGCAATGAAGCAAAACACTTGGGCAGACACTTCTTCCACGTTGGTTGCTATTTTGGGTCGCTCGATCCCTAACTTTGTTTTTGCAGTCTTATTACAATATATTTTTGCGATCCGTTTGCATGTACTGCCGATTGCTAAATGGGACGGCTTCATTTATACGATCCTTCCAACCATTGCATTGGCTATGTCACCTTTAGCCGATTCAGCTCGTTTTATCCGAACAGAAATGGTCGAAGTATTACACAGCGATTATGTGGAATTAGCGAGAGCCAAAGGATTAAGCCGTTGGGAGATCGCCTTTAAACATGGTCTTCGTAATAGTTTGATCCCGTTAATGACATTGTTAGGACCGTTAGCAGTTGCTTTGATGACTGGTTCGTTAGTAGTCGAAAACATTTTTGCCATCCCCGGTATTGGTGAGCAATTCGTTAAATCGATCACGACGAATGATTATCCAACGATCATGGCAGTAACGATCCTTTACTCATTTATGTTGATCTTTGTGATTTTAGTCGTTGACCTGCTGTATGGTTTAGTTGATCCAAGAATCCGTGTTTCAGAAGGGAGTCGAAGCTAG